A single genomic interval of Camelina sativa cultivar DH55 chromosome 11, Cs, whole genome shotgun sequence harbors:
- the LOC104725531 gene encoding RNA-binding protein CP31B, chloroplastic translates to MTSSILTSSLKLLAMSNSSSSTLFCSPSIFNISSSKPHRSNFYFPSRPINLPLSLNSKSLRNSSPVVTFVSQTSDSAEEEEGEDGTIGGTVDGGGFTEPPEEAKLFVGNLPYDVDSQALAMLFEQAGTVEISEVIYNRDTDQSRGFGFVTMSTVEEAEKAVAKFNRYEVNGRLLTVNIAAPKGSRPERQPRVYDDAAFRIYVGNLPWDVDNGRLEQVFSEHGKVVDARVVYDRETGRSRGFGFVTMSNETELNDAIAALDGQNLEGRAIKVNVAAERPRRAF, encoded by the exons atgaCTTCTTCAATACTAACCTCAAGCTTAAAGCTTTTAGCTATGTCCAATTCTTCCTCTTCGACCCTTTTCTGTAGTCCTTCTATCTTCAACATCTCTTCCTCTAAACCTCACCGCTCCAATTTTTACTTCCCTTCACGACCCATTAATCTCCCACTCTCTCTCAATTCCAAGTCTCTCCGTAACTCATCTCCTGTTGTTACTTTTGTTTCCCAAACTTCGGATTcggctgaggaagaagaaggtgaggaTGGAACCATCGGAGGTACTGTAGACGGTGGCGGATTCACGGAGCCACCGGAAGAAGCGAAATTGTTCGTCGGTAACTTGCCGTACGATGTTGATAGCCAAGCTTTGGCTATGCTCTTTGAGCAAGCTGGTACTGTTGAGATTTCGGAG GTTATATACAATAGGGACACTGATCAAAGTCGTGGATTTGGGTTTGTGACAATGAGTACAgttgaagaagcagagaaagctGTTGCGAAGTTCAATCGCTAT GAAGTGAATGGGAGGCTTTTGACAGTAAACATAGCAGCTCCTAAAGGATCAAGACCGGAACGACAACCTCGTGTATATGATGATGCTGCGTTTAGGATCTATGTTGGGAATCTGCCATGGGATGTGGATAATGGTCGTTTAGAACAAGTGTTTAGCGAGCACGGGAAAGTGGTTGATGCTCGAGTGGTTTACGATAGAGAGACGGGTCGTTCGCGTGGGTTTGGGTTTGTTACAATGTCTAACGAGACTGAACTTAATGATGCCATTGCTGCTCTTGATGGACAG AATTTGGAAGGCAGAGCAATTAAAGTGAACGTGGCTGCAGAACGACCAAGGCGTGCATTTTGA
- the LOC104725533 gene encoding UPF0725 protein EMB2204-like isoform X2 — MGGLMRFSCLGFHSSLYPYRPLVNRYARLGLHPYNMKEVTNFKLHHLIKFNFRSSGASSFLMTLAAVDPVANSLVQTFQVQVDEANCGFLDVICSISRIRGDTTSERFSSSYDNARLPDWPSHNFIDSQRFYLVQGSELPYPHWIYLYLELAVLKYDIRISDDFFWSNLEIVQVAIETTEEAPLQAKNSILYITFKGLATGGIGQHVERKAIIKSFFSEPSGFLSLKGHLCKEEEEDLSHTATINRLREISRRNRELYLRSRTTV, encoded by the exons ATGGGTGGATTGATGCGCTTCAGCTGTCTAGGTTTTCACTCCTCCTTGTATCCTTATCGTCCCTTGGTCAACCGTTATGCTAGACTGGGTCTTCATCCTTACAATATGAAGGAG gttaccAACTTCAAGCTCCATCATCTGATCAAATTCAACTTCCGGTCCAGTGGTGCTTCTTCTTTCCTCATGACTTTGGCTGCAGTTGATCCAGTTGCCAATAGTCTAGTGCAAACCTTTCAGGTTCAAGTTGATGAAGCGAACTGTGGCTTTTTGGATGTGATTTGTTCTATCTCTAGAATTAGAG GAGATACCACCAGTGAGCGCTTCTCGTCTAGTTATGACAATGCTCGATTGCCTGATTGGCCCTCACATAATTTCATTGATAGCCAACGGTTTTACCTG GTGCAGGGATCAGAGTTGCCATACCCACACTGGATTTATTTGTACCTGGAGCTTGCAGTTCTTAAATATGATATTAGGATTTCAGAT GATTTTTTTTGGTCCAACTTGGAGATTGTTCAAGTGGCTATAGAAACTACTGAGGAGGCGCCGCTCCAGGCCAAAAATTCAATCCtctacataacttttaaaggaTTGGCCACTGGTGGTATTGGCCAGCATGTCGAACGCAAAGCTATCATTAAAAGCTTCTTCAGTGAGCCTTCAGGATTCTTGTCTCTCAAGGGTCACTTGtgcaaggaagaagaagaagatttgagtCATACAGCCACGATTAACCGTTTGAGAGAAATCTCTAGGCGAAATCGGGAACTGTACTTACGGTCACGCACAACCGTTTAG
- the LOC104725532 gene encoding protein-L-isoaspartate O-methyltransferase 2 isoform X2, with product MRAQVLICPTITLRAYGHLCHTPRRLYRYGSSSQFLNLNLSRFSRRLLTSFFHMEFQSGAGSSGKKSMVENLKRYGVISSKRVAQVMEHLDRGLFVPAGSSAYVDTPVPIGYNATISAPHMHATCLQLLEDKLQPGMRALDVGSGTGYLTGCFALMVGAEGRVVGVDHIPELVDMSIKNIEKSVAASLLTKGSLSLHVGDGRKGWQEFAPYDAIHVGAAASEIPQPLLDQLKPGGRMVIPLGTYFQELKVIDKSEDGSIKAHTETSVRYVPLTSREEQLGGF from the exons atgaGAGCTCAGGTTTTAATATGCCCAACAATAACATTAAGAGCATATGGTCATCTCTGTCATACGCCACGTAGACTTTACCGCTACGGTTCATCATCTCAGTTTCtaaatctcaatctctctcgCTTCTCCCGTCGTCTCCTCACTTCCTTCTTCCACATGGAG TTTCAGAGTGGAGCTGGCTCGAGTGGCAAGAAATCAATGGTGGAAAACTTGAAGCGGTACGGTGTGATATCATCGAAAAGAGTAGCTCAAGTTATGGAACATTTGGATAGAGGTCTCTTTGTACCAGCTGGTTCTTCAGCTTATGTTGATACTCCTGTGCCTATAGGTTATAATGCTACCATTTCTGCTCCGCATATGCATGCCACTTGCTTGCAACTCTTGGAAGATAAGCTCCAGCCCGGGATGCGTGCTTTGGATGTTGGTTCAG GAACCGGGTACTTGACTGGCTGTTTTGCGCTGATGGTTGGAGCTGAGGGGCGTGTTGTTGGCGTGGATCATATCCCTGAATTGGTTGATATGTCTATTAAGAATATAGAAAAGAGTGTTGCTGCTTCTTTGCTTACGAAAGGATCTCTCTCCTTACATGTCGGTG ATGGAAGAAAGGGTTGGCAAGAGTTTGCACCGTATGATGCGATACACGTAGGAGCAGCGGCATCAGAAATCCCACAGCCACTTTTGGATCAGCTAAAACCAGGTGGGCGAATGGTGATTCCACTAGGAACCTATTTTCAAGAGCTCAAGGTAATTGACAAAAGCGAGGATGGTTCCATCAAGGCACATACAGAAACTTCAGTAAGGTATGTGCCCCTCACTAGCCGTGAGGAACAGTTAGGAGGATTctga
- the LOC104725533 gene encoding UPF0725 protein EMB2204-like isoform X1 translates to MGGLMRFSCLGFHSSLYPYRPLVNRYARLGLHPYNMKEVTNFKLHHLIKFNFRSSGASSFLMTLAAVDPVANSLVQTFQVQVDEANCGFLDVICSISRIRGDTTSERFSSSYDNARLPDWPSHNFIDSQRFYLVQGSELPYPHWIYLYLELAVLKYDIRISDVNLSFSLFLHINAHTTEGDCWLLLQDFFWSNLEIVQVAIETTEEAPLQAKNSILYITFKGLATGGIGQHVERKAIIKSFFSEPSGFLSLKGHLCKEEEEDLSHTATINRLREISRRNRELYLRSRTTV, encoded by the exons ATGGGTGGATTGATGCGCTTCAGCTGTCTAGGTTTTCACTCCTCCTTGTATCCTTATCGTCCCTTGGTCAACCGTTATGCTAGACTGGGTCTTCATCCTTACAATATGAAGGAG gttaccAACTTCAAGCTCCATCATCTGATCAAATTCAACTTCCGGTCCAGTGGTGCTTCTTCTTTCCTCATGACTTTGGCTGCAGTTGATCCAGTTGCCAATAGTCTAGTGCAAACCTTTCAGGTTCAAGTTGATGAAGCGAACTGTGGCTTTTTGGATGTGATTTGTTCTATCTCTAGAATTAGAG GAGATACCACCAGTGAGCGCTTCTCGTCTAGTTATGACAATGCTCGATTGCCTGATTGGCCCTCACATAATTTCATTGATAGCCAACGGTTTTACCTG GTGCAGGGATCAGAGTTGCCATACCCACACTGGATTTATTTGTACCTGGAGCTTGCAGTTCTTAAATATGATATTAGGATTTCAGATGTAAATCTatcgttttctttgtttttgcataTCAATGCACATACCACCGAGGGTGACTGTTGGTTGTTGTTGCAGGATTTTTTTTGGTCCAACTTGGAGATTGTTCAAGTGGCTATAGAAACTACTGAGGAGGCGCCGCTCCAGGCCAAAAATTCAATCCtctacataacttttaaaggaTTGGCCACTGGTGGTATTGGCCAGCATGTCGAACGCAAAGCTATCATTAAAAGCTTCTTCAGTGAGCCTTCAGGATTCTTGTCTCTCAAGGGTCACTTGtgcaaggaagaagaagaagatttgagtCATACAGCCACGATTAACCGTTTGAGAGAAATCTCTAGGCGAAATCGGGAACTGTACTTACGGTCACGCACAACCGTTTAG
- the LOC104725532 gene encoding protein-L-isoaspartate O-methyltransferase 2 isoform X1, with product MRAQVLICPTITLRAYGHLCHTPRRLYRYGSSSQFLNLNLSRFSRRLLTSFFHMEQFQSGAGSSGKKSMVENLKRYGVISSKRVAQVMEHLDRGLFVPAGSSAYVDTPVPIGYNATISAPHMHATCLQLLEDKLQPGMRALDVGSGTGYLTGCFALMVGAEGRVVGVDHIPELVDMSIKNIEKSVAASLLTKGSLSLHVGDGRKGWQEFAPYDAIHVGAAASEIPQPLLDQLKPGGRMVIPLGTYFQELKVIDKSEDGSIKAHTETSVRYVPLTSREEQLGGF from the exons atgaGAGCTCAGGTTTTAATATGCCCAACAATAACATTAAGAGCATATGGTCATCTCTGTCATACGCCACGTAGACTTTACCGCTACGGTTCATCATCTCAGTTTCtaaatctcaatctctctcgCTTCTCCCGTCGTCTCCTCACTTCCTTCTTCCACATGGAG CAGTTTCAGAGTGGAGCTGGCTCGAGTGGCAAGAAATCAATGGTGGAAAACTTGAAGCGGTACGGTGTGATATCATCGAAAAGAGTAGCTCAAGTTATGGAACATTTGGATAGAGGTCTCTTTGTACCAGCTGGTTCTTCAGCTTATGTTGATACTCCTGTGCCTATAGGTTATAATGCTACCATTTCTGCTCCGCATATGCATGCCACTTGCTTGCAACTCTTGGAAGATAAGCTCCAGCCCGGGATGCGTGCTTTGGATGTTGGTTCAG GAACCGGGTACTTGACTGGCTGTTTTGCGCTGATGGTTGGAGCTGAGGGGCGTGTTGTTGGCGTGGATCATATCCCTGAATTGGTTGATATGTCTATTAAGAATATAGAAAAGAGTGTTGCTGCTTCTTTGCTTACGAAAGGATCTCTCTCCTTACATGTCGGTG ATGGAAGAAAGGGTTGGCAAGAGTTTGCACCGTATGATGCGATACACGTAGGAGCAGCGGCATCAGAAATCCCACAGCCACTTTTGGATCAGCTAAAACCAGGTGGGCGAATGGTGATTCCACTAGGAACCTATTTTCAAGAGCTCAAGGTAATTGACAAAAGCGAGGATGGTTCCATCAAGGCACATACAGAAACTTCAGTAAGGTATGTGCCCCTCACTAGCCGTGAGGAACAGTTAGGAGGATTctga
- the LOC104728757 gene encoding autophagy-related protein 16-like yields the protein MWDTNSGTLIKSLFGSLGNILDLAVTHDNKSVIAASSSNNLFVWDVSSGRVRHTLTGHTDKVCAVDVSKFSSRHVVSAAYDRTIKLWDLQKGYCTNTVLFTSNCNAICLSIDGLTVFSGHMDGNLRLWDIQTGKLLSEVAGHSSAVTSVSLSRNGNRILTSGRDNVHNVFDTRTLEICGTLRASGNRLASNWSRSCISPDDDYVAAGSADGTVHVWSLSKGNIVSILKEQTSPILCCSWSGIGKPLASADKNGYVCTWT from the coding sequence ATGTGGGACACCAATAGCGGGACGTTAATCAAAAGCTTATTCGGTTCGTTGGGGAATATACTTGATCTTGCCGTAACCCATGACAATAAATCCGTCATCGCAGCAAGCAGCTCAAACAATTTGTTTGTGTGGGATGTAAGCTCGGGTAGAGTACGCCATACACTCACAGGCCACACCGATAAGGTTTGTGCTGTGGATGTGAGCAAATTCTCCAGCCGACATGTTGTCAGTGCAGCATATGACCGTACCATAAAACTTTGGGATTTGCAGAAAGGTTACTGCACTAACACCGTACTCTTTACCAGTAACTGCAATGCAATCTGCCTCAGCATAGATGGGCTTACCGTATTCTCAGGCCACATGGATGGGAATCTCAGGTTATGGGATATTCAAACTGGGAAACTTCTGTCTGAAGTAGCTGGACATTCTTCTGCTGTGACCTCGGTATCATTGTCCCGGAACGGTAATAGGATCTTGACGAGCGGGAGAGACAACGTGCATAATGTATTCGATACCCGGACTTTAGAAATATGTGGGACACTGAGAGCATCAGGGAACAGATTGGCATCGAATTGGAGCCGATCATGTATAAGTCCAGATGATGATTATGTGGCCGCGGGATCTGCGGATGGGACGGTTCATGTATGGTCACTGTCTAAAGGTAATATAGTGAGCATTCTCAAGGAGCAAACATCTCCTATACTGTGTTGTTCTTGGAGTGGGATCGGGAAACCATTGGCATCCGCTGATAAGAACGGATACGTTTGCACATGGACATGA
- the LOC104725535 gene encoding KDEL-tailed cysteine endopeptidase CEP1, giving the protein MKRFIVLALCMLMILETTKGLDFHDKDVESEDSLWELYERWRSHHTVAARSLEEKAKRFNVFKHNVKHIHETNKKDKSYKLKLNKFGDMTSEEFRRTYAGSNIKHHRMLQGERQAAKSFMYANVDTLPTSVDWRKNGAVTPVKNQGQCGSCWAFSTVVAVEGINQIRTQKLTSLSEQELVDCDTNENQGCNGGLMDLAFDFIKEKGGLTSELVYPYQASDETCDTKKENAPVVSIDGHEDVPKNSEDDLMKAVANQPVSVAIDAGGSDFQFYSEGVFTGRCGTELNHGVAVVGYGTTIDGTKYWIVKNSWGEEWGEKGYIRMQRGIRNKKGLCGITMEASYPLKNSNTNPTRLSSDSLKDEL; this is encoded by the exons ATGAAGCGATTCATTGTTCTTGCGCTTTGCATGCTTATGATCCTTGAAACCACAAAAGGTTTAGATTTCCATGACAAAGATGTGGAATCAGAGGACAGCTTGTGGGAGCTATACGAACGGTGGAGGAGTCACCACACGGTTGCTGCTAGGAGCCTTGAAGAGAAGGCTAAGAGGTTCAACGTGTTCAAGCACAACGTGAAGCACATCCACGAGACTAACAAGAAGGACAAATCTTACAAGCTCAAGCTCAACAAGTTTGGTGACATGACTAGTGAGGAATTTAGGAGAACATACGCTGGTTCAAACATCAAACATCATAGGATGCTTCAAGGCGAAAGACAGGCCGCAAAAAGCTTCATGTATGCAAATGTAGATACTCTCCCAACCTCCGTTGATTGGAGAAAGAATGGAGCCGTCACTCCTGTCAAAAACCAAGGCCAATGCG GGAGTTGTTGGGCGTTTTCAACAGTTGTGGCGGTGGAAGGGATCAAccaaataagaacacaaaagcTGACATCACTGTCAGAGCAAGAGCTTGTGGACTGCGATACAAACGAGAACCAAGGGTGCAACGGAGGTCTGATGGACCTTGCTTTTGATTTCATCAAGGAGAAAGGAGGTCTCACGAGCGAGCTAGTGTACCCTTACCAAGCTTCTGATGAAACTTGtgacacaaagaaagaaaatgctCCGGTGGTTTCAATCGACGGACACGAAGATGTTCCGAAGAACAGCGAGGATGATCTAATGAAAGCTGTTGCTAATCAACCTGTCTCTGTTGCTATTGATGCTGGAGGCTCAGACTTTCAATTCTACTCCGAG GGAGTGTTTACGGGACGATGTGGAACAGAGCTAAACCATGGAGTTGCGGTCGTAGGCTATGGAACAACTATAGACGGAACAAAGTATTGGATCGTGAAGAACTCATGGGGAGAGGAATGGGGAGAGAAAGGATACATAAGAATGCAAAGAGGTATCCGTAATAAAAAAGGACTTTGTGGTATTACAATGGAGGCTTCTTACCCTCTCAAGAACTCCAACACTAATCCTACTAGACTTTCCTCGGACTCGCTTAAAGATGAACTCTAA